From the genome of bacterium, one region includes:
- a CDS encoding cation transporter: MSDSCQDACSSSQEHLSKEYRRILWICLALNALMFFVQTISSMAASSASLLANSADFLSDAVNYGITLFVIAGSDTSKRKASTIKGLSLAATGLWAAFETLHHAFNQKTPEAEIMGWVSLVALAVNVLCALLLYKYREGDINIRSVWICSRNDALGNIAVLIAAGGVFATATVWPDVVVAAILAGLALHGAYQILSQSLKK; encoded by the coding sequence ATGAGTGACTCTTGCCAAGATGCCTGCTCTTCCAGCCAGGAACATTTATCAAAAGAATACCGCCGGATTCTTTGGATCTGTCTGGCCTTGAACGCCCTGATGTTCTTTGTCCAGACCATCTCCAGCATGGCGGCATCCTCAGCCTCTCTTTTGGCAAACTCAGCTGATTTTTTATCGGATGCCGTCAACTATGGAATCACATTATTTGTAATCGCAGGTAGTGATACATCTAAACGTAAGGCCTCAACAATCAAGGGGCTATCTCTTGCTGCCACTGGCCTCTGGGCGGCATTTGAAACACTACATCATGCTTTTAACCAAAAAACACCTGAAGCGGAAATTATGGGTTGGGTCAGTTTGGTCGCATTAGCGGTGAATGTACTTTGCGCTTTGCTTCTCTATAAATATCGTGAGGGAGATATTAATATACGCTCGGTTTGGATTTGCAGTCGGAACGATGCTCTAGGAAATATCGCCGTCCTGATTGCTGCTGGTGGGGTTTTCGCAACCGCCACCGTTTGGCCAGATGTTGTTGTTGCTGCGATTCTAGCCGGACTTGCTTTGCACGGTGCGTATCAGATTTTGTCGCAGTCTTTAAAAAAATAA
- a CDS encoding thioredoxin domain-containing protein gives MKKNRNKNTVPIRLKNKIFISLISLSLLGFMVSLVITKTHYDADQSGSQKSSFCHISEFLDCDKALASPYAKLGPFLISELGVFYYLFLSLGFLFVWRWQRSRRETTLSFFFFLSLLALFYSLLLAYLSVTQLQTVCPLCLITYGTNFLIVLLLPRALSLSYASIPKFIVDYLKSFFGAAGPKPRLIPHLLIAFSFLIMGPLLLKSCQHKAHVIKVTTQQQVSLEDFYSIPQKTIRLENRPNWGSEKAKVEIVEFADFQCSACQKAGIAMKNNLAGFKDDVRMVFVNFPLNNTCNRALLKPIHQWACEAAIAGICANQAGQFWAYHDRVFAARESMSEVVLLEIAEDMGFDMPSFKQCLKSDDAEHILENDVEEGIRLEINVTPSIFINGRLFQDWKNQELFQKVIRSEMTR, from the coding sequence ATGAAAAAAAATAGGAATAAAAATACAGTTCCCATTAGATTGAAAAATAAAATTTTTATCTCCCTTATTTCTTTATCGCTCTTGGGTTTTATGGTGTCCCTTGTCATCACCAAAACCCATTATGACGCGGACCAATCGGGTTCACAAAAGTCAAGTTTTTGCCACATATCAGAATTTCTGGATTGTGATAAGGCGCTGGCCAGTCCTTATGCAAAGCTGGGTCCGTTCCTGATCTCTGAACTGGGTGTTTTTTATTATTTGTTCCTTTCTCTTGGTTTCCTATTTGTATGGCGGTGGCAACGCTCTCGACGCGAAACCACGCTTTCCTTTTTCTTCTTTTTGTCCCTTCTGGCTCTCTTCTACAGTCTGCTGCTGGCTTACTTATCGGTTACACAGTTACAAACAGTTTGCCCCTTATGTTTAATCACGTATGGAACCAATTTTCTCATTGTTCTTTTGTTGCCCCGTGCTTTAAGCCTTTCTTACGCTTCTATTCCTAAATTCATCGTAGATTATCTAAAGTCTTTTTTTGGGGCCGCCGGGCCAAAGCCTCGTCTTATTCCCCATCTGTTGATTGCTTTCTCATTTTTAATAATGGGCCCTCTGCTCTTAAAAAGTTGTCAGCACAAAGCTCATGTCATTAAGGTAACCACACAACAACAGGTCTCATTAGAGGATTTTTATTCTATACCTCAAAAGACAATTCGTCTGGAGAACCGACCGAATTGGGGTTCCGAAAAAGCCAAAGTTGAAATAGTCGAGTTTGCAGACTTTCAATGCTCAGCCTGCCAAAAGGCGGGCATCGCCATGAAAAACAATCTGGCAGGATTTAAGGATGACGTGAGGATGGTTTTTGTAAATTTTCCTCTAAATAACACCTGTAATCGAGCCTTACTGAAACCTATCCATCAATGGGCGTGTGAAGCCGCCATAGCTGGCATTTGTGCCAATCAGGCCGGGCAGTTCTGGGCATATCATGATCGGGTTTTTGCAGCCAGGGAAAGCATGTCCGAAGTGGTTCTTCTGGAAATCGCCGAGGATATGGGATTCGATATGCCTTCATTCAAGCAATGTCTTAAGTCGGATGATGCAGAACATATTTTGGAAAATGATGTGGAAGAAGGCATTCGCTTGGAAATCAACGTAACGCCGTCTATTTTCATTAATGGGCGATTATTCCAGGATTGGAAGAACCAAGAATTATTCCAAAAAGTGATTCGTTCTGAAATGACGCGATAA
- a CDS encoding P-II family nitrogen regulator encodes MKEIKAIIQPFMLAKVIDALKEIPNMPGVTVSEVKGFGRGRAENVAEGSDSVNEWGVMFVLKVKLETVVADEMADQVVETIQKNAYTGNIGDGKIFVYEVQKVVKIRTGDAGKKAI; translated from the coding sequence ATGAAAGAAATTAAAGCCATCATTCAGCCGTTTATGCTTGCCAAAGTCATTGATGCCTTAAAAGAAATCCCCAACATGCCGGGAGTCACGGTCTCAGAAGTCAAAGGCTTTGGCCGAGGACGCGCGGAAAATGTTGCGGAAGGTTCAGACAGCGTTAACGAGTGGGGAGTCATGTTTGTTCTTAAGGTGAAGTTGGAAACGGTCGTCGCCGATGAAATGGCGGATCAGGTTGTCGAAACGATCCAGAAAAATGCCTATACCGGAAATATCGGAGATGGGAAAATCTTTGTTTACGAGGTTCAAAAGGTTGTCAAAATCCGTACGGGAGACGCGGGCAAAAAAGCCATTTGA
- a CDS encoding CusA/CzcA family heavy metal efflux RND transporter: protein MVNKIIQFSVKNRTLVLVFTFLFVIAGWLAFKRLSIDALPDITNIQVAVNTMVEGLAPEETERYITVPVETAMSGIAGVTHVRSLTKFGLSQVIINFEDGTDIYKARQQVSERLQSALGDLPPGAQPRLGPITTGLGEIYFYTVEADQIATGDERITQLMELRAIQEWVVRPRLMTVKGIASVDTNGGYEKQYHIQPDVAKMAQYGLGFDEIEMALEKTNKNVGGGYIQQEGKQFLVQAIGLFQTLDNIKSVPIKSLETLKTITIGDVAQVSLAAPLRTGAALVDGKEAIMGTALLLSGENSREVAVDVHKKIDEIRKILPKGVHINTLHNRSDLVNATLGTVIHNLMTGAALVVVILLLLVGNLRAAAITAAMIPLSLFFTFIMMNWQGMSGNLMSLGALDFGIIVDAAVIVLENCIRRIHERTHSLGRSLNKLELNETITTATIEMREASGFGQLIILAVFLPIFALTGIEGKMFKPMAAAFSFALLGALIFSFTVAPAMASLFLKGSIKENEPWLMRFFKRIYQPILKKTLTHRRATISFAVVSVLFGVFLFSRMGSEFLPQLNEGSQIIMFVRDVNIGIDEAIIMQEKSEEIIKSFPEVKNTFSRLGTAEAATDPMGIHQADTFIMFNDLDDWPEINGEKRTKDELIEAMLVKLNKSVPDQESILSQPIQMRFNELLEGTRADISLKIFSDDLKDLLENSEKVEELIKKVPGAGDVEAEMSDTSPVLKINPNTELLLKLGVGADVVLDAVSTAVGGKEAGFLFEGVRRFPIMIRLSEKDRSDLETLKNIPVEVGPNLTMKLKDLAEIKFDEGFGTIIRENGKRRAAVLINPRGRDTQSFVKEAKETLAANIKLSEGSFFEWGGNFKNLEQARERLLILTPIVLCLVFMMIFMVFRNVWQTLLIFSGIPLALVGGALALEINGLTFSISAGIGFIALSGIAILNGVVLISYFNQLKKEGMSGHELVTKGALLRLRPVLMTALVDIFGFLPMMLSHGIGSEVQKPLASVVIGGICSSTILTLLILPTVYTWIAKPEVDVEL from the coding sequence ATGGTAAACAAAATTATTCAATTTTCAGTTAAAAACAGAACTCTCGTTTTGGTGTTCACATTTCTTTTTGTCATTGCCGGATGGTTGGCCTTTAAAAGGCTTTCCATAGACGCGCTTCCCGATATTACCAACATCCAAGTGGCGGTTAATACCATGGTGGAGGGCTTGGCTCCCGAGGAAACCGAACGCTATATCACTGTCCCGGTTGAAACGGCGATGAGTGGTATTGCGGGGGTCACCCACGTGCGTTCCCTTACTAAGTTCGGCCTTTCTCAAGTTATTATTAATTTTGAAGATGGGACCGACATTTATAAGGCCAGGCAACAGGTATCCGAGCGTTTGCAATCTGCGCTGGGTGATTTACCACCGGGAGCACAACCAAGACTTGGACCGATCACTACAGGACTCGGAGAAATTTATTTTTACACGGTGGAAGCGGATCAGATAGCCACTGGTGATGAGAGAATCACACAGCTGATGGAACTAAGAGCCATTCAGGAATGGGTGGTGAGGCCGCGTTTGATGACTGTGAAGGGTATTGCCAGTGTGGATACCAACGGTGGTTATGAGAAACAGTATCACATTCAACCGGATGTTGCCAAAATGGCTCAGTATGGTTTGGGATTTGATGAAATTGAAATGGCCTTGGAAAAAACCAATAAAAATGTCGGCGGTGGATACATTCAACAGGAAGGTAAACAATTTCTTGTACAAGCGATTGGTCTTTTTCAAACCCTGGACAACATTAAAAGTGTCCCCATCAAATCTCTTGAAACACTAAAAACAATTACCATTGGAGATGTTGCACAAGTGAGCTTAGCGGCACCGCTGCGTACGGGTGCCGCTTTGGTAGATGGTAAAGAAGCTATCATGGGAACTGCGCTTTTATTATCCGGTGAAAATAGTCGAGAAGTTGCTGTTGACGTCCACAAAAAAATTGATGAGATCCGCAAAATTCTTCCCAAAGGCGTGCACATCAACACACTGCATAATCGTTCGGATCTGGTCAATGCCACATTGGGTACCGTTATTCATAACCTTATGACGGGTGCGGCTCTTGTGGTTGTTATCTTGCTTTTACTTGTTGGAAACTTGCGGGCTGCCGCCATAACAGCCGCGATGATTCCTTTATCCTTGTTCTTCACCTTTATCATGATGAACTGGCAAGGCATGTCGGGAAATCTCATGAGCCTGGGTGCTTTGGATTTTGGCATCATTGTCGATGCCGCCGTGATCGTTTTGGAAAACTGTATACGTAGAATTCATGAACGCACACATTCTTTGGGCCGATCACTGAATAAATTAGAATTGAACGAAACCATAACTACAGCCACGATCGAAATGCGCGAGGCATCGGGATTTGGTCAGCTCATCATCCTGGCGGTTTTTCTGCCCATCTTTGCGCTGACGGGCATTGAAGGAAAAATGTTTAAGCCTATGGCGGCGGCATTTAGCTTTGCTTTATTGGGAGCGTTGATCTTTTCTTTTACCGTGGCTCCAGCAATGGCCAGCCTATTCCTGAAGGGTAGTATTAAAGAAAATGAACCGTGGCTCATGCGGTTTTTTAAGAGAATTTATCAGCCTATTCTCAAGAAAACACTCACTCATCGCCGCGCGACAATTTCATTTGCTGTTGTGTCCGTGCTTTTTGGAGTCTTTCTCTTTTCAAGAATGGGATCAGAATTTTTACCCCAACTCAACGAAGGTTCGCAGATCATCATGTTTGTGCGTGATGTCAACATTGGCATTGATGAAGCCATCATCATGCAGGAAAAATCCGAAGAGATCATCAAATCATTTCCTGAGGTCAAAAATACCTTTTCACGTTTGGGCACGGCTGAAGCTGCCACCGACCCCATGGGAATTCACCAGGCCGACACGTTTATCATGTTTAATGACCTGGACGATTGGCCGGAGATCAATGGTGAAAAAAGAACCAAGGATGAGCTCATCGAAGCGATGCTGGTTAAGTTGAATAAAAGCGTTCCCGATCAGGAATCAATTTTGAGTCAACCCATTCAAATGCGATTTAACGAACTTTTAGAGGGAACCCGTGCCGATATCTCGCTTAAAATTTTCAGCGATGATTTAAAAGATTTGCTGGAAAATTCAGAAAAAGTGGAGGAATTGATAAAAAAAGTTCCCGGTGCTGGGGATGTGGAAGCGGAAATGTCGGATACATCTCCTGTGCTTAAAATTAACCCCAATACCGAGTTACTGCTTAAATTGGGCGTGGGGGCTGATGTGGTATTGGATGCGGTCAGTACAGCCGTAGGCGGCAAAGAAGCGGGATTTCTTTTTGAAGGTGTCAGGCGTTTTCCCATCATGATTCGTTTGAGTGAAAAAGATCGATCGGATTTGGAAACCCTCAAAAATATTCCCGTAGAAGTTGGCCCTAATCTCACCATGAAGCTCAAAGACCTTGCTGAAATTAAATTTGATGAAGGATTTGGTACGATCATCCGCGAAAACGGTAAACGCCGTGCGGCCGTTCTCATCAATCCTCGCGGACGAGATACTCAAAGTTTTGTGAAGGAGGCCAAAGAAACATTGGCGGCTAACATAAAGCTGTCGGAAGGGTCATTCTTCGAATGGGGAGGAAATTTTAAAAATCTGGAACAAGCAAGGGAACGCTTGCTGATTCTCACACCCATTGTTTTGTGTCTCGTATTCATGATGATTTTTATGGTATTTCGCAATGTGTGGCAGACGCTTCTGATTTTCAGTGGGATTCCATTGGCATTGGTGGGCGGAGCATTGGCACTTGAAATCAACGGGCTCACATTTAGCATCTCGGCAGGAATTGGTTTTATCGCTCTCTCAGGCATCGCTATTTTAAATGGCGTTGTTTTGATCAGCTACTTTAATCAACTGAAAAAGGAAGGGATGTCCGGTCATGAACTTGTGACCAAAGGTGCCTTGCTGCGTCTCCGCCCCGTATTAATGACGGCATTAGTCGATATCTTCGGATTTTTGCCTATGATGCTCTCGCACGGCATCGGATCAGAAGTTCAAAAACCTCTGGCCTCTGTTGTGATTGGAGGGATTTGTTCCTCAACGATTCTGACGCTTTTAATTTTACCAACGGTTTACACCTGGATTGCAAAACCCGAAGTTGATGTGGAACTCTAA
- a CDS encoding TolC family protein produces the protein MKSIIFLAFTFICGAFSSFLYADECAINSSQDILNCAVNRHPEVQIAEASLKRDEALKKIAKQLPNPEIETKVLSGHSNSDSVVNTEINVSQTIELGGKRKNRIKQAKATAGFTQAQVLESKELTALNTVLALYRLRQIRSEIAAVNEGIGTFQHTIEHFKSRPKLAPEQEVSSTVFKLSLDDFKIRKAQLTQEQTELQSFLVLATNLPLSTIQKYLPPSKRKWPQLAGETDTLQNAELAKAQADQAITKANLKLAKSSIWPDFKVGPSFTNQTGIPGNNKASGINVTLALPIFSFNGGNVSYAKQDAYRASLAYQLTVSKKENERAQLLSTYRSALQSLGRIHPNGALQNEHKNMENYYESGLVSSSLVIETHRQIFEVTQSLNAQELTAINALWRIYILDGTWAGSKI, from the coding sequence ATGAAATCTATAATTTTTTTAGCTTTCACATTTATATGTGGGGCTTTTTCATCATTTTTATATGCCGATGAGTGTGCCATCAATAGTAGCCAGGATATACTTAATTGCGCTGTCAACCGCCATCCCGAGGTTCAAATCGCCGAGGCCAGCTTAAAACGTGATGAAGCCCTTAAAAAAATAGCCAAACAACTGCCTAATCCCGAGATCGAAACCAAAGTGCTCTCCGGCCATAGCAATTCCGATTCGGTGGTGAATACCGAAATCAACGTAAGCCAAACCATCGAGTTAGGAGGCAAGCGTAAAAACAGGATCAAACAAGCCAAGGCCACCGCTGGGTTCACTCAGGCGCAGGTTTTGGAATCTAAAGAACTGACGGCACTCAATACGGTTTTGGCCCTTTACCGTCTGCGTCAAATCCGTTCCGAAATAGCGGCCGTCAACGAAGGCATTGGCACGTTCCAGCACACGATCGAACATTTTAAATCGCGTCCCAAACTGGCCCCCGAGCAGGAAGTATCCTCTACAGTCTTTAAACTTTCCTTGGATGATTTTAAAATTAGAAAAGCTCAACTCACGCAGGAACAAACGGAACTGCAAAGCTTTTTGGTATTGGCAACAAACTTACCTCTTTCTACCATCCAAAAATATCTTCCGCCTTCCAAACGCAAATGGCCTCAGCTAGCGGGCGAAACGGACACTCTTCAAAATGCCGAATTGGCAAAAGCTCAAGCCGATCAAGCCATCACCAAAGCTAATTTAAAACTGGCCAAAAGTAGCATCTGGCCCGATTTTAAAGTGGGACCTTCCTTCACCAATCAAACTGGCATCCCCGGAAACAATAAGGCCTCAGGAATAAATGTGACTTTAGCGCTTCCTATTTTTAGCTTCAATGGCGGCAATGTCAGTTATGCCAAGCAAGATGCTTATAGGGCCAGTCTTGCTTATCAATTAACGGTTTCCAAAAAAGAAAACGAACGGGCACAGCTACTATCAACTTATCGCTCCGCTCTTCAATCTCTTGGCCGTATTCATCCAAACGGTGCCTTACAAAATGAACACAAAAATATGGAAAATTACTATGAGAGCGGGCTTGTTTCCAGTTCACTTGTTATCGAAACCCACCGCCAGATTTTTGAGGTTACTCAATCCCTTAATGCGCAGGAACTAACGGCCATCAATGCCCTCTGGCGCATTTACATTCTTGATGGCACATGGGCCGGTTCAAAAATTTAA
- a CDS encoding FAD-binding oxidoreductase: MKKYIRKRTAAVFSLLAALLILIGAKITRLASAPDKNKDCDFIYPNDSDKPTTITILPAKQGPLFEQEGGFTNDASCLNKTPVYGIVKVSSVADVKNALEFARDNNLKITPSGLQHSMGGQSFLRNGLVLNMKGFKEMKLDKASKTLTVESGAVWKDIQTFLDKEGLAVKAMQSINIFTVGGTLSVNAHGIAHNPGPVAPTVKAMRVMLGNGEIVTASPTENVELFKSVLGGYGLFGVILDVDFEVVDNEMYALTRDVIDYKDFPEFYAKNVENNDQVGLFFGRLSVSPSTYLKETIVQRYTKANFEGDIPSVSSPQHNWLARLIINFSKTGSFGRWVRWALEEHVDPSLYLCSRNEAMSQKEVCLISRNQGMYDPMGYLKNKLKDTDILQEYFIPHKKMPEFVDGLRKIVSQNGANLLNVTIRVVSKDTITALPYAKENMFAFVLYFNQKFNEADSQILRKTTTDLIDMATDIGGTYYLPYQLYYSKEQLAKAYPEIDEFFEAKRKFDPLGVFSNGFWERYSKN; encoded by the coding sequence ATGAAAAAATACATCCGGAAAAGAACGGCGGCGGTGTTTTCGTTGTTAGCCGCTTTATTGATTTTGATCGGGGCTAAAATTACTCGTTTAGCTTCCGCGCCGGATAAAAATAAAGACTGTGATTTTATCTATCCAAACGATTCCGACAAACCCACCACCATCACTATCCTTCCTGCTAAGCAAGGCCCGCTCTTTGAGCAAGAAGGAGGGTTTACTAATGATGCCAGTTGTCTCAATAAAACGCCTGTTTATGGCATCGTAAAAGTATCCTCCGTTGCCGATGTAAAAAACGCCTTGGAATTTGCGCGCGACAATAACCTTAAGATAACTCCTTCCGGGCTTCAGCACAGTATGGGTGGGCAGAGTTTTTTAAGAAATGGACTTGTTTTGAATATGAAGGGCTTTAAGGAAATGAAGTTGGATAAGGCCTCTAAAACTTTAACCGTTGAAAGTGGTGCGGTGTGGAAAGACATCCAAACATTTTTAGATAAGGAAGGTTTAGCGGTAAAGGCGATGCAATCGATTAATATTTTTACCGTAGGTGGAACATTAAGTGTAAACGCTCACGGGATTGCGCATAATCCGGGGCCCGTTGCTCCCACGGTAAAAGCCATGCGGGTGATGTTAGGAAATGGAGAGATTGTTACGGCCAGTCCTACGGAGAATGTGGAGTTATTTAAATCGGTATTGGGTGGGTATGGATTGTTTGGGGTTATTTTAGATGTGGATTTTGAAGTTGTGGACAACGAAATGTATGCACTGACCCGTGATGTGATTGATTACAAAGATTTCCCCGAGTTTTACGCCAAGAATGTTGAGAATAATGACCAAGTAGGACTTTTTTTTGGAAGGCTATCGGTATCTCCCAGCACTTATTTAAAAGAAACCATTGTTCAGCGATACACTAAAGCAAATTTTGAGGGGGACATTCCCTCTGTTTCATCACCTCAACATAACTGGTTAGCCCGGCTTATCATTAATTTTTCTAAAACGGGAAGCTTTGGCCGTTGGGTGCGCTGGGCGTTGGAAGAACATGTGGACCCCAGTTTGTATCTCTGCTCACGCAATGAGGCGATGAGCCAGAAAGAGGTTTGTTTGATTTCGCGTAACCAAGGGATGTATGACCCGATGGGATATTTAAAAAATAAACTGAAGGACACGGATATTCTGCAGGAATATTTTATCCCCCACAAAAAAATGCCGGAGTTTGTGGATGGGTTAAGAAAGATTGTGAGTCAAAACGGCGCAAATCTTTTGAATGTGACGATAAGGGTTGTGAGCAAAGACACAATCACGGCGCTCCCTTATGCTAAAGAGAATATGTTTGCGTTTGTTTTGTATTTTAATCAGAAGTTTAACGAAGCAGACAGTCAGATTTTGAGAAAAACCACTACGGACTTGATTGATATGGCCACAGACATAGGTGGTACGTACTATCTGCCGTATCAGCTTTATTATTCGAAGGAGCAGTTGGCCAAAGCTTATCCGGAGATTGATGAGTTTTTTGAGGCGAAGAGGAAGTTTGATCCTCTTGGAGTGTTTAGTAATGGGTTTTGGGAGAGGTACAGTAAAAATTGA